In one Pseudomonas sp. MM211 genomic region, the following are encoded:
- the cysE gene encoding serine O-acetyltransferase, with product MFERMREDIQGVFHRDPAARNAFEVVTCYPGLHAVWLHRAAHGLWVSGWKWLARSVSNFSRWLTGIEIHPGAVIGRRFFIDHGMGIVIGETAEIGDDVTLYQGVTLGGTSWNKGKRHPTLEDGVVVGAGAKVLGPFTVGAGAKIGSNAVVTKAVPAGATAVGIPAKIIVKDDAGLEAQRQAIADKLGFDAYGVSQDMPDPVARAIAQLLDHLHAVDNRLEGMCEALGALGSDYRAKDLPELRAEDFDGVCKGQGDKPAA from the coding sequence ATGTTTGAGCGCATGCGGGAAGATATCCAGGGTGTTTTTCATCGTGATCCTGCGGCGCGCAATGCGTTCGAAGTGGTCACCTGCTACCCCGGATTGCATGCGGTTTGGCTGCATCGAGCGGCCCATGGGCTTTGGGTGTCAGGCTGGAAGTGGCTAGCGCGCAGCGTGTCGAACTTCAGTCGCTGGTTGACCGGCATCGAGATTCACCCGGGTGCTGTGATTGGTCGGCGTTTTTTCATCGATCATGGTATGGGTATCGTCATCGGTGAAACCGCCGAGATCGGCGATGACGTGACGCTCTATCAAGGTGTCACCCTGGGCGGCACCAGCTGGAACAAGGGCAAGCGTCACCCGACTCTCGAGGATGGCGTGGTGGTTGGGGCTGGTGCCAAGGTGCTGGGGCCGTTCACGGTCGGTGCTGGTGCCAAAATCGGTTCCAACGCGGTAGTCACCAAGGCGGTGCCGGCTGGGGCAACGGCGGTCGGTATTCCGGCCAAGATCATCGTCAAGGATGATGCGGGGCTCGAGGCGCAGCGCCAGGCCATTGCGGACAAGCTGGGTTTCGATGCCTACGGCGTCAGTCAGGACATGCCGGATCCGGTGGCGCGGGCAATCGCGCAGCTGCTCGACCACCTGCATGCGGTCGACAATCGTCTGGAAGGCATGTGTGAGGCGCTTGGTGCGCTGGGTAGTGATTACCGGGCCAAAGACTTGCCTGAGTTGCGCGCCGAGGACTTCGATGGAGTGTGCAAGGGGCAGGGTGACAAGCCCGCCGCCTAA
- the secD gene encoding protein translocase subunit SecD, giving the protein MLNKYPLWKYLLIAAVLGISLVYSAPNLYPDDPAIQVSGASSAQTIEQADLDRVSKALTDAGIEVKASSVGEQGRSGLLRLTKQGDQLPAKDVVRKALGDNYVVALNLAQTTPDWLRNLGASPMKLGLDLSGGVHFLLEVDMDKALDVRRQVYEGELKSLLRKERVRYRSMPQQGGAIQLGFADSETLQKAQQLIRKDFNDFELNAQERGGQQVLRVIMTAAKIAEIREYSIRQNLTTVRNRVNELGVAEPLVQRQGANRIVVELPGVQDTAEAKRILGKTANLEFRLAADPNAPRGTTEQFGFREEGRPPVQLERELIITGDQVTDAQASFDENGRPQVNIRLDGHGGDLMNRSTRSNVGRSMAVIFIEQRPLTRYVKQMVDGVEQEVQVDSFKEEKLIISLATIQSPLGSQFRITGLNGQGESSELALLLRAGGLAAPMYFAEERTIGPSLGAENITKGIESTEWAMIFVSLFMIAIYRFFGVLATVALAFNLVLLVGLMSVIGATLTLPGIAGIVLTLGMAVDANVLIYSRIREELNNGLSVQRAIHEGFDRAYSAILDSNLTTLLVGAILFALGTGPIKGFAVTLSIGIITSMFTAIMFTRGMVNLIFGGRNFKKLWI; this is encoded by the coding sequence ATGCTCAACAAATACCCTCTGTGGAAATACCTGCTGATTGCAGCCGTACTCGGCATTAGCCTGGTTTATTCCGCACCCAATCTCTACCCTGATGATCCGGCCATCCAGGTCAGCGGGGCTAGCTCGGCACAGACCATCGAGCAAGCCGATCTTGATCGCGTCAGCAAGGCGCTGACCGATGCCGGCATCGAGGTCAAGGCATCGAGCGTTGGCGAGCAAGGCCGTAGCGGCCTGCTGCGCCTGACCAAGCAGGGCGACCAGCTGCCGGCCAAGGATGTCGTGCGCAAGGCGCTTGGCGACAACTATGTAGTCGCCCTCAACCTGGCCCAGACCACTCCCGACTGGCTGCGTAACCTGGGCGCTAGCCCGATGAAGCTCGGCCTCGACCTGTCTGGCGGTGTGCACTTCCTGCTCGAAGTCGATATGGACAAGGCGCTGGACGTCCGTCGTCAGGTTTATGAAGGTGAGCTCAAGAGCCTGTTGCGCAAGGAGCGTGTGCGCTATCGCAGCATGCCGCAGCAGGGCGGTGCCATCCAGCTGGGCTTCGCTGACAGTGAAACCCTGCAAAAGGCTCAGCAGCTGATCCGCAAGGATTTCAACGATTTCGAATTGAATGCTCAGGAACGTGGCGGCCAGCAAGTGCTGCGCGTGATCATGACTGCAGCTAAGATCGCCGAGATTCGCGAATACTCGATCCGCCAGAACCTGACTACCGTGCGTAACCGGGTCAACGAACTGGGCGTCGCCGAGCCGCTGGTTCAGCGTCAGGGTGCTAACCGCATCGTGGTCGAGCTGCCAGGCGTGCAGGACACCGCCGAAGCCAAGCGTATTCTCGGCAAGACCGCCAACCTTGAATTCCGTCTGGCGGCCGACCCGAATGCGCCGCGTGGCACCACCGAGCAGTTCGGCTTTCGTGAGGAAGGCCGTCCGCCGGTGCAGCTCGAGCGTGAGCTGATCATCACTGGTGACCAGGTGACCGATGCGCAGGCCAGCTTCGACGAGAATGGCCGTCCGCAAGTGAACATCCGTCTGGATGGTCATGGCGGTGACCTGATGAACCGTTCTACCCGCAGCAACGTCGGGCGCAGCATGGCGGTGATCTTCATCGAGCAGCGTCCGCTGACCCGCTACGTGAAGCAGATGGTCGATGGCGTCGAGCAGGAGGTGCAGGTCGACTCCTTCAAGGAGGAGAAACTGATCATCAGCCTGGCGACCATCCAGTCGCCGCTGGGCAGCCAGTTCCGTATCACCGGCCTTAACGGTCAGGGCGAGTCGTCCGAGCTGGCGTTGCTGCTACGTGCCGGTGGCCTTGCTGCGCCGATGTACTTCGCTGAAGAGCGTACCATCGGCCCGAGTTTGGGTGCCGAGAACATCACCAAGGGTATCGAATCCACTGAGTGGGCGATGATCTTCGTGTCGTTGTTCATGATCGCCATCTACCGCTTCTTTGGTGTTCTGGCGACCGTGGCGCTGGCCTTCAACCTGGTTCTGTTGGTCGGGTTGATGTCGGTGATCGGCGCGACTCTGACCTTGCCGGGTATTGCCGGTATCGTGCTGACCCTGGGTATGGCGGTGGACGCCAACGTGTTGATCTACTCGCGGATACGTGAGGAGCTGAACAATGGCCTGTCGGTGCAGCGGGCGATCCACGAAGGCTTCGACCGTGCCTACTCGGCGATTCTCGACAGTAACCTGACCACGCTGCTGGTCGGTGCCATCTTGTTCGCGCTGGGTACTGGGCCGATCAAGGGCTTCGCTGTGACGCTGTCGATCGGGATCATTACCTCGATGTTCACTGCGATCATGTTCACCCGAGGGATGGTCAACCTGATCTTCGGTGGCCGTAACTTCAAGAAACTGTGGATCTGA
- a CDS encoding glycine zipper 2TM domain-containing protein: protein MNKSLLIGAVLGAVGVTAGGAVATYSLVGGGPKYAEVLAVKPVTETIKTPREECKDVAVTRQRPVQDQHQIAGTAIGAVVGGLLGNQVGGGNGKKIATVAGAVGGGYAGNKVQEGMQGRDTYTTTETRCKTVTDSSDKIVGYDVKYDLDGKIGKVRMDEEPGSKIPVRDGKLVLADSESDE from the coding sequence ATGAATAAGTCATTGTTGATTGGTGCTGTGTTGGGTGCTGTCGGTGTCACGGCAGGTGGCGCTGTTGCGACCTACAGCTTGGTCGGCGGCGGGCCTAAGTACGCTGAGGTTCTGGCAGTCAAACCGGTGACTGAAACCATCAAGACGCCGCGTGAGGAATGCAAGGACGTGGCCGTTACCCGTCAGCGTCCGGTTCAGGATCAGCACCAGATCGCAGGTACCGCTATCGGTGCCGTGGTCGGCGGTCTGCTCGGCAATCAGGTTGGCGGTGGTAATGGCAAGAAGATCGCTACCGTGGCAGGTGCCGTTGGTGGTGGCTACGCAGGCAACAAGGTGCAGGAAGGTATGCAGGGCCGCGATACCTATACCACCACCGAGACGCGCTGCAAGACCGTCACTGACTCCAGCGATAAGATCGTCGGCTATGACGTGAAATACGATCTGGATGGCAAGATCGGCAAGGTGCGCATGGATGAAGAGCCGGGCAGCAAGATCCCGGTGCGCGACGGCAAGCTGGTGTTGGCCGACTCTGAATCGGACGAGTAA
- the tgt gene encoding tRNA guanosine(34) transglycosylase Tgt, whose product MSFELLATDGKARRGRLTFPRGVVETPAFMPVGTYGTVKGMLPRDIEAIGAQMILGNTFHLWLRPGTEVIKRHGDLHDFMQWQGPILTDSGGFQVFSLGAMRKIKEEGVTFASPVDGSKVFMGPEESMQVQRDLGSDVVMIFDECTPYPAEFDVAKTSMELSLRWAKRSKVAHGDSSAALFGIVQGGMHESLRMRSLEGLSDLDFDGLAIGGLSVGEPKEEMIKVLDYLPGQMPADKPRYLMGVGKPEDLVEGVRRGVDMFDCVMPTRNARNGHLFIDTGVLKIRNAFHRHDDSPLDPTCDCYTCKHFSRAYLHHLDKCGEMLGSMLNTIHNLRHYQRLMAGLREAIQQGTLAAFVDAFYTRRGLPTPPLD is encoded by the coding sequence ATGTCTTTCGAACTGCTGGCCACCGACGGCAAGGCCCGCCGTGGCCGCCTGACTTTCCCCCGTGGCGTGGTCGAGACCCCGGCCTTCATGCCGGTTGGCACCTACGGCACGGTTAAAGGCATGCTGCCGCGCGATATCGAAGCCATCGGTGCGCAGATGATCCTCGGCAATACCTTTCACCTGTGGCTGCGTCCGGGCACCGAAGTTATCAAGCGCCATGGCGACCTGCATGATTTCATGCAGTGGCAGGGGCCGATTCTCACCGACTCGGGTGGCTTCCAGGTGTTCAGCCTGGGCGCGATGCGCAAGATCAAGGAAGAGGGCGTGACCTTTGCCTCGCCGGTCGACGGTTCCAAGGTGTTCATGGGGCCCGAAGAGTCGATGCAGGTGCAGCGCGATCTGGGCTCCGACGTTGTGATGATCTTCGACGAGTGCACGCCGTATCCCGCTGAGTTCGACGTGGCCAAGACCTCTATGGAGCTGTCGCTGCGCTGGGCCAAGCGCTCCAAGGTCGCTCATGGCGACAGCAGCGCGGCGCTGTTCGGTATCGTTCAGGGTGGCATGCACGAATCCCTGCGCATGCGCTCTCTGGAAGGGCTGAGCGATCTGGATTTCGACGGCCTGGCCATTGGCGGCCTGTCGGTCGGCGAGCCGAAGGAAGAGATGATCAAGGTGCTGGACTACCTGCCGGGCCAGATGCCGGCCGACAAGCCGCGTTACCTGATGGGCGTCGGCAAGCCGGAAGACCTGGTCGAAGGCGTGCGCCGTGGTGTGGATATGTTCGACTGCGTGATGCCGACGCGCAACGCGCGCAACGGCCACCTGTTCATCGACACTGGTGTGCTGAAAATCCGCAATGCGTTTCACCGTCATGATGACTCGCCGCTGGATCCGACCTGTGACTGTTACACCTGCAAACACTTCTCGCGTGCCTATCTGCATCATTTGGATAAGTGCGGTGAAATGCTCGGCAGCATGTTGAATACAATCCACAACTTGCGTCATTACCAGCGCCTTATGGCTGGTTTGCGCGAGGCAATTCAACAGGGTACATTGGCCGCCTTTGTCGATGCCTTCTACACCCGGCGCGGTCTGCCAACGCCTCCGCTGGATTGA
- the iscR gene encoding Fe-S cluster assembly transcriptional regulator IscR, with protein sequence MRLTTKGRYAVTAMLDLALHAQNGPVSLADISERQGISLSYLEQLFAKLRRGSLVSSVRGPGGGYQLSRNMQGIQVAEVIDAVNESVDATRCQGQGGCHSGDICLTHHLWCDLSQQIHEFLSGISLADLVTRREVQEVAQRQDQRRCNSNGRAHLLDKIEASTVD encoded by the coding sequence ATGCGACTGACTACCAAAGGCCGATACGCCGTGACTGCCATGCTCGATTTGGCGCTGCATGCGCAAAATGGGCCGGTATCCCTGGCCGATATCTCTGAGCGCCAGGGTATTTCTCTCTCCTACCTCGAGCAGCTGTTCGCCAAGCTCCGTCGTGGGAGTCTGGTTTCCAGCGTGCGTGGCCCGGGTGGTGGTTATCAACTGTCGCGCAACATGCAGGGTATCCAGGTCGCTGAAGTGATCGACGCGGTCAACGAATCCGTCGACGCCACCCGTTGCCAAGGGCAGGGTGGTTGTCACTCTGGCGACATCTGCCTGACCCATCACCTGTGGTGCGATCTGAGCCAGCAGATCCACGAGTTCCTCAGCGGCATCAGCTTGGCCGATCTGGTCACTCGCCGCGAGGTGCAGGAAGTCGCCCAGCGCCAGGATCAGCGTCGCTGCAATAGCAATGGCCGGGCACACCTTCTGGATAAGATTGAAGCGTCCACCGTCGATTGA
- the yajC gene encoding preprotein translocase subunit YajC, translating into MSFFIPAAYADAGAAGPAGSGFEWIFLVGFLVIFYLMIWRPQAKRAKEHKSLLGNLQKGDEVVTSGGIAGKVSKVSDDFVVIEVSDTVELKIQKGAIAATLPKGTLKAI; encoded by the coding sequence ATGAGCTTTTTTATTCCCGCTGCCTACGCTGATGCTGGTGCTGCCGGCCCGGCTGGTTCCGGTTTCGAGTGGATCTTCCTGGTCGGCTTCCTGGTCATCTTCTATCTGATGATCTGGCGCCCTCAGGCCAAACGTGCCAAAGAGCACAAGAGCCTGCTCGGCAATCTGCAGAAGGGCGACGAAGTGGTTACCTCCGGTGGCATTGCCGGCAAGGTTTCCAAGGTCAGCGACGATTTCGTGGTAATCGAAGTGTCCGACACCGTCGAACTGAAGATCCAGAAAGGCGCCATCGCAGCAACTCTGCCTAAGGGCACGCTGAAAGCCATCTGA
- the suhB gene encoding inositol monophosphatase family protein, which yields MQPMLNIALRAARSAGEMIFRSIERLDVISVDEKDAKDYVTEIDRSAELMIIQALRKAYPTHSFLGEEGGLLEGSGEGTDYQWIIDPLDGTTNFIRGVPHFAVSLACKYRGRLEHAVIIDPVRQEEFTASRGRGAALNGRRLRVSNRKSLDGALLGTGFPFRDSQLDNLENYLGMFRSLVGQTAGVRRAGAASLDLAYVAAGRYDAFWEFGLSEWDMAAGALLIQEAGGLVSDFSGGHEFLEKGQIVAGNTKCFKAVLTAIQPHLSAALKR from the coding sequence ATGCAGCCCATGCTGAATATCGCGCTGCGCGCAGCCCGTAGCGCCGGTGAAATGATCTTCCGCTCCATCGAACGCCTGGACGTCATCTCCGTAGATGAAAAGGACGCCAAGGACTACGTCACCGAGATCGACAGGTCAGCCGAGCTGATGATTATCCAGGCTTTGCGCAAGGCCTACCCGACTCACAGCTTCCTTGGCGAAGAAGGCGGCCTCTTGGAAGGCAGCGGTGAAGGCACCGATTACCAGTGGATCATCGACCCACTGGATGGCACCACCAACTTCATTCGCGGCGTACCGCACTTCGCTGTAAGCCTGGCCTGCAAATACCGCGGCCGCCTGGAGCATGCGGTGATCATCGACCCGGTACGCCAGGAAGAATTCACCGCCAGCCGCGGCCGTGGCGCAGCCCTGAACGGCCGTCGCCTGCGCGTCAGCAACCGCAAGAGCCTGGACGGCGCCCTGCTGGGCACCGGCTTCCCGTTCCGCGACAGCCAGCTGGACAACCTGGAAAACTACCTAGGCATGTTCCGCAGCCTGGTCGGCCAGACCGCAGGCGTACGCCGTGCCGGTGCCGCCAGCCTGGATCTGGCTTACGTGGCGGCTGGCCGTTATGACGCGTTCTGGGAATTCGGCCTGTCCGAGTGGGACATGGCAGCTGGCGCCCTGCTGATTCAGGAAGCAGGCGGCCTGGTCAGCGACTTCAGCGGCGGTCATGAATTCCTCGAGAAGGGCCAGATCGTTGCCGGCAACACCAAGTGCTTCAAGGCCGTACTGACCGCGATCCAGCCGCACCTCTCGGCGGCGCTCAAGCGCTAA
- the trmJ gene encoding tRNA (cytosine(32)/uridine(32)-2'-O)-methyltransferase TrmJ encodes MRASPLLQNIRVVLVNTSHPGNIGGAARAMKNMGFSRLVLVEPRQFPSEEAVARASGANDVLDSAQVVSCLEDALVGCSLVFGTSARERRIPWPLIDPRDCGVAAVDKAVAGGEVALVFGREHAGLTNEELQRCHFHVHIPSDPTFSSLNLAAAVQVLTYEARMAALALENASLVAPRQEVDADEGEQPVTADEMESFYGHLEKSLVEIGFLDPVNPRHLMSRLRRLYGRSGVTKLEMNILRGVLTETLKAARGEHHKRGKTDV; translated from the coding sequence ATGCGGGCGTCTCCCTTGCTGCAGAACATTCGAGTGGTACTGGTCAATACCAGTCATCCCGGCAATATCGGTGGGGCGGCTCGTGCCATGAAAAACATGGGATTCTCGCGGCTGGTGCTGGTCGAGCCGCGCCAGTTCCCGAGCGAGGAGGCGGTGGCGCGTGCTTCGGGTGCTAACGACGTCCTCGATTCTGCTCAAGTGGTCAGTTGCCTCGAAGATGCGTTGGTCGGATGCAGTCTGGTGTTTGGCACCAGTGCCCGTGAGCGGCGTATTCCTTGGCCGCTTATTGATCCGCGCGATTGCGGGGTGGCGGCTGTGGATAAGGCTGTTGCCGGTGGTGAGGTGGCGCTGGTGTTTGGTCGCGAGCACGCCGGTCTCACCAATGAGGAGCTGCAGCGCTGTCACTTTCACGTGCACATTCCATCCGATCCGACATTCAGCTCGCTGAACTTGGCGGCTGCCGTGCAGGTGCTGACGTATGAAGCGCGCATGGCAGCTCTGGCGCTGGAGAATGCGTCCCTTGTGGCGCCTCGCCAGGAGGTCGATGCTGACGAGGGTGAGCAGCCGGTGACCGCTGACGAGATGGAGTCCTTCTACGGGCACCTCGAAAAATCGCTGGTGGAGATCGGTTTTCTCGATCCGGTCAATCCGCGTCATTTGATGAGTCGTCTGCGTCGTCTTTACGGTCGCAGTGGTGTCACCAAGTTGGAAATGAACATCTTGCGTGGCGTGTTGACCGAAACGCTCAAGGCGGCGCGCGGCGAGCACCATAAGCGGGGGAAGACTGATGTTTGA
- the secF gene encoding protein translocase subunit SecF: MRLPSRIPFMAIRNIAFAITVVISLIGLGSLFKHGLNFGLDFTGGTLIELTYEQPADLELIKRELGQAGYPDAVVQSFGSTTDVLVRMAGDSADLGNQVAAALRKIDVDTSFEVKRVEFVGPQVGEELRDQGGLAMLLALGGILLYLAFRFQWKFGLGAVASLAHDVIVTLGILAFFQVPFDLTVMAAVLAMLGYSLNDTIIIYDRIRENFRVLRKAEIVENIDVSVTQTLLRTIATSTSTAMALVALLVFGGDSLAGFALTLLIGVFVGTYSSIYISAPVLIWLKLSSEDLIPPVATAEGADERP, from the coding sequence ATGAGACTTCCATCCCGCATTCCGTTCATGGCGATACGCAACATCGCGTTCGCCATCACCGTGGTCATCAGCCTTATTGGTCTTGGTAGCCTGTTCAAGCATGGCCTCAACTTTGGCCTCGATTTCACCGGCGGTACGCTAATCGAGCTGACCTACGAGCAGCCGGCCGACCTGGAGCTGATCAAGCGCGAGCTGGGTCAGGCGGGTTACCCGGATGCCGTGGTGCAGAGCTTCGGTTCCACCACTGATGTGCTGGTGCGCATGGCTGGCGATTCGGCCGATCTGGGTAACCAGGTCGCTGCTGCGCTGCGCAAGATCGACGTCGACACCTCGTTCGAGGTCAAGCGCGTTGAGTTCGTCGGCCCGCAGGTGGGTGAGGAGCTGCGTGATCAGGGCGGCCTGGCCATGCTTCTGGCGCTCGGCGGTATCCTGCTGTACTTGGCCTTCCGCTTTCAGTGGAAGTTCGGTTTGGGTGCCGTGGCCTCGTTGGCCCATGACGTGATCGTTACCTTGGGTATTCTGGCGTTCTTCCAGGTGCCGTTCGACCTGACGGTGATGGCGGCCGTGCTGGCGATGTTGGGTTACTCGCTGAACGACACCATCATCATCTACGACCGTATCCGCGAGAACTTCCGGGTGCTGCGCAAGGCTGAGATTGTCGAGAACATCGATGTGTCGGTGACCCAGACGCTGCTGCGTACCATCGCCACGTCGACATCGACGGCCATGGCGCTGGTCGCGCTGCTGGTGTTCGGCGGTGACAGCCTCGCAGGTTTCGCCCTGACGCTGCTGATCGGTGTATTCGTCGGTACCTATTCGTCGATCTATATCAGTGCTCCGGTGCTGATCTGGCTGAAGCTGTCCTCCGAGGATCTGATTCCTCCGGTGGCCACTGCCGAGGGCGCCGACGAGCGTCCCTGA